One stretch of Eretmochelys imbricata isolate rEreImb1 chromosome 1, rEreImb1.hap1, whole genome shotgun sequence DNA includes these proteins:
- the GPR18 gene encoding N-arachidonyl glycine receptor → MNEYHQNQNIMPRNWHPEEYRIASLVFYSFIFIIGLLVNITALWVFSCTTKKRTTITVYMMNVALLDLIFILSVPFRITYYAKKAWPFGDIFCRILGAFTVFYPSIALWLLAFISVDRYMAIVQPKHVKELRNTRKALLACIGIWIMTLASTSPLLFLYSDPDKASNFTTCMKMLDIIHLKEVNMLNFSRLIFFFLIPLFIMIGCYLIIIYHFVHGRTSKLKPKAKERSIKIIITLIVQVLVCFVPFHICFAFLMLQDEDQSYNPWAAFTTFLMNLSTCLDVILYYIVSKQFQARVISVMLYRNYLRSVRRKSFRSGSLRSLSNINSEMI, encoded by the coding sequence atgaatgaataCCATCAGAATCAAAACATTATGCCACGAAACTGGCACCCAGAAGAGTACAGGATTGCATCACTTGTCTTTTATAGTTTTATATTCATAATTGGATTGCTAGTGAACATCACTGCACTATGGGTCTTCAGCTGCACCACCAAGAAAAGAACAACTATAACAGTCTATATGATGAATGTCGCATTACTGGACTTAATTTTTATATTGTCCGTACCTTTTCGGATAACCTACTATGCAAAGAAAGCTTGGCCATTTGGAGATATATTCTGTCGGATTCTTGGTGCTTTCACTGTGTTTTATCCAAGCATTGCTCTGTGGCTGCTTGCTTTTATAAGTGTTGATAGATATATGGCCATTGTCCAGCCCAAACACGTCAAAGAACTTAGAAATACAAGGAAAGCTCTGCTAGCTTGCATTGGTATCTGGATAATGACCCTTGCATCAACTTCCCCTCTGCTATTTTTATATTCGGATCCAGATAAAGCCTCAAATTTTACTACCTGCATGAAGATGCTCGATATCATCCATCTAAAGGAAGTCAATATGTTAAATTTTTCtcgtttgattttttttttcttgattccCCTGTTTATCATGATTGGATGCTATCTaatcattatttaccattttgTCCACGGCAGGACTTCCAAACTGAAACCCAAAGCTAAAGAAAGATCTATAAAAATTATAATTACTCTGATTGTGCAAGTGCTTGTCTGCTTTGTGCCCTTCCACATTTGTTTTGCCTTCCTGATGCTGCAAGACGAAGACCAGAGTTACAATCCGTGGGCAGCCTTTACCACCTTTCTCATGAATCTCAGTACGTGCTTAGATGTTATTCTGTACTACATTGTTTCTAAACAATTTCAAGCTAGAGTCATCAGTGTCATGCTTTATCGCAACTATCTTCGAAGTGTGCGCAGGAAGAGTTTTCGATCTGGGAGTTTAAGGTCACTAAGTAATATAAACAGTGAAATGATATAA